CCGTGGACTGGTATCAGCTCTTCACCACGGATCTCATCCTGGGTGGGAATGACTTCGCCCAGGTGTTGCTGGCTGGCAACGTCCTGTCGCCGGTCCAGACCTTCCCCGACGGGTCTCCGTTCTGCACTGACCAAATTGATCCGGCCACCAACCTTGGTGCGGTCCGCGACGCCGGCGGGGCGTTGCAGTGCGTGTATTCCCAGGTCGGCAACGCCGGTAAGCGGCACGTGCAGGGCATCGATGTCACGGCGGTCTATGAAATTCCGACCGAGCGCTGGGGCAAGTTCACCTTTTCCGGTGGCTGGAACCACTTCTTCACTTGGAAGGCGCAACCGGGCACAGGAGCGTTCAATAGCTTCCTTGGAAACTATAACAACGGCACATTGCCGCTGGCTCCTGGTGCGATTCCTTGGAACAAGGCCTTCCTCCGCGGCGAATGGGAATGGAGACATTTCGACTTCGTTTCCACGGTTAACTACATCGGCGATTTCCGGGATGACCCGGGCTTCTTCGGACCCGACTACATCCGCCTCTACGGCGCCGACACGCCGCGGAATGTGGACAGCTACATTACCCTCGACATGCAGCTGAGCTACGAGTTCGTGAAGCCGCCAGTCGAGCCGGCTCCTTACGTGAAGGAGTCGAAGGACAGCAAGAACGTGATGCAGACCGAAGCCGCTACGGCCTCGATCTGGCAGCGGATGCTCTGGGGCACCAAGCTGACGGTGGGCGTGAACAATGCGTTTGATCGCTACCCGCCATCGGTTATCGGCGCGTTCAATGACAACTACGACACCTCGCTCTACTCGATCCGTAACCGGTTCTGGTTCGCGAGCCTGACGAAGAAGTTCTAAACTAACGTAGAATAATCAACGCGAAGGCGGGTGGCAGAAAGCCACCCGCCTTTCGCTTTTCCGGCAGGCAAGTTCGAACGCGGGGACTTGTTTTTGCGATCGGTTTGAATTATCAAATCGGGATGGCATCGCACGCATTGACGCTGGAGAAGATGCCGCGATCGGAAGGTAGCGAAGCAAAGCACGCTCCGTCGGCGGCGGCGCCGAAGTCGTCACCCTGGATTCTGGACCGGTGGCGGGATTTACTTTTGTTCGTCGGGACGCCGGCCCTTCTGATCCCGATTTTCACTGCGGCTCAGGCGCGTTGGAGCGCTCAGGATATTTTCCTTTTTGTCGGCGCCTTTGGCGCGATGGGGCACCATTTGCCGGGTATGATTCGGGCCTACGGAGACCGTTCCCTTTTTGATCGCTTCAAGGTTCGGTTCATCGTTGCTCCTCTGGCCATTCTCGCCGTATGCGTTTGGTCATCGCTTTACAACATTCAGGCCGTTCAACTCGTGGCGATGGCGTGGGGAATCTGGCACGGAATGATGCAGACCTACGGTTTTTGCCGGATCTACGATGCCAAGGCGTCCGCCAAGGCTGCGGCTCGGGCGCGTGTAGATCTCGCGCTATGTTTCGCTTGGTTTTCCGCGGCCGTTGTGTTGTCCCCGGTCCGCTTTCGATCGCTGCTCGAATTGTATTACGAAAGCGGTGGACCAGCATTGGCTTCGGCTGCGATTTCCGCAGTGCGGTTGGGGATTGTGGTTGCGCTCGGACTCGTCACGGCTGTCTTCTTGTGGCGACAATGGAGTGACTGGCGCGCCGCTCGAGGCGCCAGCCCGGTGAAAATCACCCTCCTCGTGAGCAGCATCGCCTTCTGGTGGTACTGCAACAATGGCGTTCAGAATATCCTGGTGGGCATCGCACTCTTCGAGGTTTTTCATGATGTGCAATACCTGGCCATCGTCTGGATTTATAACCGGACCCGGGTCGAGCGGGACAAGACTATTGGTGGGTTCATGCGCTTCGTCTTCCGGCGAAGCGGGTCGCTCATCGGTGTGTATGTCGGGTTGGTTCTGGCTTACGGGGCGATCGCGTTGACTCAATCCGCCATTACCATCGAGTGGATCCGACAGGGCCTCATCGGCATCGTGACGGCTTCCGCGTTGCTTCACTTTTATTACGACGGATTTATCTGGAAGGTCCGCGAGCCGCAAACGCGGACCGCGCTGGGAATCGAAGGGGCTGGAGCAGCGGCTCTGGCATCGCCACGGCTCTGGCCGGCGTGGGCCCGCCACACCCTGCGTTGGGCGGCGCTGGTGCTCCCTTTTGGAGCTCTGTGCGCTGCGCAACTGGTTGGTCGGGTCGTTCCGCCTGTTGAGCGGAGCGCGAAGGTGGCGGAGGTCCTGCCGCAAGATCCCGAAGCGCAATTGAATTATGGGAAGGCGCTGTTCCGGACGGGTCGGGTCCGGGAGGCGATTGCAAAGTACGAGTTTGCAATTGCGACGAAACCCGGGTTCTCCGAGGCCGAGTACTATCTGGGAGGTGCCTGGTATTCTCTCGGAGATTTTGACCGGGCACTCGAGCACTTTGAGCGTTCGTTTCGACTCGATCCGAAGAACGGCAAGTGCGAAGTATTCCTCGCCCAAACACTTGTCCTGTTGGGACGAAACGAAGAAGCGCGTTCGCACTTCGAACACAGCCTGTCACTGAATTCCGATCTTCACATCGCGCATAAAGAGTTGGCGGATTTGCTGCGTGACAGGGGCGAATACGATGCGGCCATCTCGCATTACGAAGCCGCCCTGCGAATCCAGCCAGATTTCCCAGAGGCAAAGAAAAACCTGAGTTTTGCCCGGTCCCTCGCGGGCCATTGAAGCCGACCGCCCAGTTTCAACCGTGCAACCCAGAGCGGCTTGAGCGCTCCGCGGCTTGGCACAAGCAGTGCTCATAAAAACCATAATCACTATGGTTCTCGTCAGCCTTCGACCTTTTGCCTTTAGGAGGATCATTCTGGTGGCGGCCGCTATTCTTGGCCTCTCTTCCGCCGTCTGCTTTGCTGATTCGCTTTTCATGGCGCGGCGTTACGCACCAGTGGAGCAACCGGCTGGTTCCGACGCGGCAAGGTCCGTCGGTCTTTCGGCGCCGGCGGGATGTGAAAGCAGTGAAAATGGCCAGGCGAGATTGCGTGAGGGATTTTCCGAAACGGAGACCCCCGTTATTACGCCGATTGTGAATCAAGTCGGCCATATGCCGGCCTGTATTCGCCGCGCGGAGGCGTCAAATGTCGCACGGCCGGCAGCGATTCTAACCAACTCGGTCGGCCCCAGCGTTCCCTTTTTCCGGGGATAAGGTTTATCCATGAATGCAGCAATCCAAGAGGGTAAATTAGCCTCGGCCCGACAATGGCGGCGGGAGGCCGAGAAGGAGGAGAAAAAGCGAGCATTTCTCTAGGGGTTGTGACAGAATGGTCGTGGTAGGATGCTTCCGCGAAAAATATCGGCAGAGGCCTAAAGATTTTTATTGCCGAGACGAAGGAAACGTCCTACTATCGTTTTTGTGGATATGGAAATTATGAGAACGCTCGCCTCCGCTTTTACCCGCTCTGCCACTTGCATCCTCCTCTCGGCTTCAACCGTTTTTGCTTCGGACATCGTCCTGCAAAAGGTGCCTGCCGCCGAGACTAACTCGGTCACAAAATCGAGCCTGAGTCCGCAGGCCAGCTTCGCCCTGATCAATTACAATGTGCGCACGCAGGCGCGCGCCCTGTATGTCAGCTCGGGTGCGGACCTGAAGGACGCGAACAACATGATCGACGATCAGGCCGCAACTTCGTTTGTCTTTTCCCCGACGGACAATTCTCCGGTCGCAGTAATCGATCTTGGAAAAGTAGCGACGGTTCGCAAGCTCTCGGCTGTTTATTCACCTCGGGCTACGGCAATTGATTTTTATGTTCTGCCGACGTTGCCTGGAGTGGAGAGCGATGGAGCGCTGAAGCTTAACGAGAAGACATTCTCGAGTCTCAAGTCTGTCGCGTCTGCAATTGATGATGGGACACAGGGCAACGCGAGTGTGGATTTTCCTGCCACGTCCGGTCGCTACCTGATGGTGCGGTGGTCACCAGCCGCGCACAGCGACACCGCTTTCACGGTTGCAGAAGTTTCCGCTTTCAGTCCGACTCGTGGCAATCTCCTGGCTTCAAATCGGAATTTCTCGAGCGCCCAGACTACGGTCGACTCCAAAGACGTCGGAGACTCGAAGGATGTTGGTGAAAGCAAGGACCTGCCTGAAGTAGCTCCTCCTGCCCCTCCGGA
This Chthoniobacterales bacterium DNA region includes the following protein-coding sequences:
- a CDS encoding tetratricopeptide repeat protein, coding for MASHALTLEKMPRSEGSEAKHAPSAAAPKSSPWILDRWRDLLLFVGTPALLIPIFTAAQARWSAQDIFLFVGAFGAMGHHLPGMIRAYGDRSLFDRFKVRFIVAPLAILAVCVWSSLYNIQAVQLVAMAWGIWHGMMQTYGFCRIYDAKASAKAAARARVDLALCFAWFSAAVVLSPVRFRSLLELYYESGGPALASAAISAVRLGIVVALGLVTAVFLWRQWSDWRAARGASPVKITLLVSSIAFWWYCNNGVQNILVGIALFEVFHDVQYLAIVWIYNRTRVERDKTIGGFMRFVFRRSGSLIGVYVGLVLAYGAIALTQSAITIEWIRQGLIGIVTASALLHFYYDGFIWKVREPQTRTALGIEGAGAAALASPRLWPAWARHTLRWAALVLPFGALCAAQLVGRVVPPVERSAKVAEVLPQDPEAQLNYGKALFRTGRVREAIAKYEFAIATKPGFSEAEYYLGGAWYSLGDFDRALEHFERSFRLDPKNGKCEVFLAQTLVLLGRNEEARSHFEHSLSLNSDLHIAHKELADLLRDRGEYDAAISHYEAALRIQPDFPEAKKNLSFARSLAGH